Within the Opitutaceae bacterium TAV5 genome, the region GGGGCCGGCGGAAGACTGGTGGCTGGTCAGTTTCGGTGCCGGTTTCAGCGCGCACGGTTGCCGTTTCGGCGTATCCGCACCTACCTGACATCGCTGCCGCCCGGATCACCGGACAGACAGCGCCTTCGTGAATAAGCAGGACCGGAACACTGGCGGCCGGACACGCCGGGAGGAAAAGATCGCCGGACGGGCGTTCGTGCGTCGCTCCTCCAGGGATGTCGCGGAGTGTCATGGGGCGGTGCGAACGATTTTGTGACCGCCTGCCGCCAGTTCAAGAGACTCTCCGGTCCACGGCAGCCGGGCGAGGGCCACCGTTCCTTGCGGGACGGTCACCTCCCACGAAAATTTGCCCGATTCATTTTTCCAGTTGCTGACGATGCGTCCGTGGGGGCAGTCGTGATGAGCGTTTACCCATTGCAGGCCGGGGACGGGATGGGGTTCGAGAAAGAAGCGTTTGAAGCCGGGATGCCCGGGATCGGGTCGGATGCCGGCCAGGGTATTGAAAAACCAGTTACCGTATCCGGCGAACATCGGGTGGTTGAGCGAACGGGCGCCGTGCCGGGCATCGACTTCCGCCTCCCCCCAGTATTCCCACAACGTGGTCGCTCCCCGCCGGATCAGGTCTCCGAAACTCGGGTAAGAGTCCTGGTGCATCAGCGCGAGGGCGACATCGCCATGCCCGTGGCGGGTCAGCGCCTCGAAGAGGTAGCGGATGCCCATGATGCCTGTTGTCACATGCAGGGCGTGCGTATCACGGGCGTCGCAGGCCAGGCTGTCGGCGATGGCTTGCTCCTCGCCGGGAGGGGCAAAGCCGAGTTGCAGCGCCATCGCGTCGGCGGTTTGCGAGCCAAAGGTGTGATCGGCGCGGTTGTAATGGGTTTTATGGAGCGCGGCGCGGATTGCATCCACCAGCCGGGCATGGCGGCGGGCTTCCTGTTGATGGCCGAGGAGCGCGGCGGCTTCCGCCATGATGCGGGCGCATTGACCGAAAAGAAGCGTGGAGGTCAGGACCGGCGGTGTGTAACGGGGCTGGGCGCTGACGCCGGGATCAAACCAGTCGCCGAGGCCATGGGGAAGCAGTCCGTCGACAGAGAGACTCTCAAGATGAGCCATGACGGCGAGCATGCCGTCCCAATGACGTTCGAGTATCGCGCGGTTTCCGTAAAAAACATAATGGCTCCAGGGGATCAGGATCAGGGCCACCATCCAGTCGGGACTGGCCGCTCCGCCCGAGCGCCTGCCCGGTGCGATCATGAGGGGAAGTCCGCCATTGAGGTGGCGGGTGGTTTCGATGTCACCGAGATATTTTTCCCAGAAGGCTGCGCCGGAGAAGGTGTAGAAGGAATAGTCGCAGACGAGGTGGGCGTCGCCCAGCCAGCCGCAGCGTTCGCGCGCCGGGCAATCCTCGGGGAAACCGTGGAGGTTGCTGCGGTGCGTCCAGAGCGCCATGCGTTGCAGTTGGTTGAGGCGCTCGTCCGGGCAGGTGAATGCCCCGGCGGTCGCCAGCGCGGTGTGGACGACGATGCCGGTGACGGCGTTGGCGGGGAGCGGGCCGGGCCAGCCGACAATTTCAATGTAACGAAATCCGTGATACGTAAACCCTGGCTCCCAGGTCTCCTCCGGGCCACCGCCCTTGCAGATGTAGGTGTCGATTTGCTCGACGCCCGTGGCAAAGACACCGGTGCTGGCGGTGTCCACCATGCCGTTCTCGAAAAGAGCCTCGGCAAAGCGCAACCGGATGCAGGTCCCGGCGGGGGCGGTGACGCGGATGCGCGCCCAGCCCGAAAAATTCTGCCCCATATCAACGACGCGGTAGCCGGGTTGCGGTTCGTGGATCGTACGGGGGCGGATTTCCTCGATGGTTTTCATCGGAGGAATCGTTTGTTCCTCAAGCCGTCCGCCGGGAGGGGGAACGATTTCGGAGGCAAACCATTGCGAGGCGTGCCTGGGTTTTGCCGTGTCGAATCCGTTTTCGTTCCATCCGATCTGCTCCAGGCGGGCATCGTAATTTTCGCCTGCGTAGAGGTTGTTGCTGGTGATGGGACCGCGTGCGCAGCGCCAGTCTTCGTCGGTGATGAGTGTAAACCGGGAGCCGTCTTTCAGGTGAACCTCCAGTGTGGCGATCAGGCGGGGGGTTCCGTAAGACATATCGCGGCGCCAGACGAGATCCTGATTGAACCAGCCGTCGCCGAGCATCACGCCGAGGGTGTTGGCCCCGGGGCGAAGCAGGCGGGTGACATCGTGCATGACGAAAAATGTACGGATGTCGTAATCCGTCTGCGCCGGGTCCAGGACATGGTCGCCGACACGTTGCCCGTTGATGAAGGCTTCGTGGCAGCCTAATCCGCAGATGGCGAGGCGGGCCGAACGGATGTGGGCAGCAATGGAAAATTCCCGTCGGAAGAGCGGCGCATGGCGCGCCCGTAGTGGTTCCGGCATGCCAATCCACCTGGCCAGTTGAAGGAGTTGAGCGCCGTCGGTTGGTATGGGTGTCATGGGGCGAGGGATGCGGGTCCGGTGCGGGATGGAGGCAAACCGGTTTTACAATTCGCGTTCGAGCGGCGTGACGACAGCGTAGTCGAGGTTGAGGATTTTGGCGATCTCGACGAGTTCGGCGGCATGGTGGCCGACGCCGAGCGCGAAGTGGTGCGTGGGGCCTTCGGCGACCCAGCGTTTGAGGAAGGTGCGCACGTCGGGCTTGAAAATGCCGTGCGTGTTGGTGTTGCCGGTCGGTGGAATCGGGCGGCGGGCGGACTCGCCCTCGGCAATCACGAACTTGAACTTGCCGTCGGCTTTCTGGCCGATCGAGAGCATCGTGATCGGGCCTTCCTTGATCTGGAACTCGACGCCGGCGCCGCTGCCGGGTTTGCCATGGTATTTTTTGAGGCTGCGGATGACGGGTTTGCTCGCGGCGATGTTGATGTGGTGGGGGCCGTCGTGGCCGACAAGAACGCTGTCCATCGCAAAATCGACGGGATGGAACTCGGCAAAGCTGCCGCCGATGTCGAGGCGGTCCATGATCATCATCGCCACGCAGGTCTTGATGTCGAACTCCCCGCACATCGGAAAACCGGCGCCGGTGAGCAGCGAGTTGCCGACGATGAGGTTGGTGACGAGCGTGCGCAGTTCGCTGCCCGGCTCGGCTTCGTAGTAGTAGGCGAGGCCGTCGAGTTTCTTGTCGGCGATGAGGCCTTCGAGCGCGACGGCGGCGCGGGCGGCGGTGTCGAGGTCGGCAGCGGTGAGTTTTTCGGTGAGCGGATCGGACTTCGGATCGGGCGTGTCGAAAAATTCGAGGATTTTTTCCTTCCACTTTTCAACGGCGGAGGCGTCGGGCGCGCGGTAGTGTTTGTGGATGTCGCCGGGTTCGACGAGGACGACGTGGGGACCGAAGGCCGCGGTGATGGCGGTCGGGTCGGTGTGCATGTCGAGCATCGACTCGAGAACGTGACCCATGAGACCGAGGCGGGCCTTGCGGAGCGAGTGAAGGACCTTGGCGATGCCGCACCAGCTTTTGAGTTCGGCTTCGGCGACGGGGTCGTCCTTTTCGTGACCGAGGATGACGGGGGGCGGTTTGCGTCCGAAGCGGATGGCAACTCCCGTGAACTCGGGCACGGAGCAGAAGTCGTCGTTGCAGAGCTGCATGAACGTCGTGCCGTTGGGATAATCCATCGCGGCGAGGGGCTGGATGGCGACGAGCACGATGGGCACGTTGATCTCGCGGCAGAGGATGCCGAAGGTCGAGGAGGTGCCGTAGGTGACCATGTCCACGAAGAGGATGTCGATGTCGGCGGCCTTGATACGCGGGACGACATCGTAGGCGGCCTGGGCGGTGTCGAGCATGCCGAAGTCGGAGACCGTGACGCCATGCGATTCGATGCGCTGGCGGACGTGGGCCTGTTTGCGGATCATCTCGTCGAGAAGCCCGGGGAATTGCGGCCAGTAAACGTGATGGCCGATGCCGACGAGGCCGGCGCGGGCAGTCAACGGATGCAGGCGTGCGATGCGCGGGGCCGGTGCGGTGGAAAGGGGAGCGGGAGTGGTGTTGGTGGTGCTCATTTGATTTTAGAGAAAAGGATTTTTTGAACAGAAGATAACGAAGGTCACGAAGGCGGCTCTGGTTGTCGGGATGGACAGACGGCAAACGAGAGATTTTTTAATCTGCAAGAGTTTGGCACTCGTTGCGGAGAGCGGGAACGGGAGTGCCTTCGTGATCTTTTTAACTTCTGTTCAGATGTTTTTACCAGGAGCAGAAGATTTCTCCGGTGACGGGTTCGGTGGTGACGCACCAGCCTTCGGCGGTGCGGCGGAAGGGAATGGCCGGGCCGGTGCCGAGGTAGCCTTCGTCTTTCTGGATACGCACGGCATCGGGTGGAAAATCCGTGTCGGGCAGGAAGGTGACGATGGCGTTTTTCAGGCCGCTGATGCGGAGGCGGCGGGTGATGCCGATCTCGCCTGAGTAGTGCTCGCGGCAGGACACGTCCCCGGGACCGGCCTGCTCGACGAGGATGCGACATTCGCGGTGCCAGGCGGCGGGTGTGTGCGTCTCGCCAACGGTGCCGGTGCCAGTGAGATGGACGTCGGTTCCGGTGGGGACGGGGACGCCTTGGGGGAATCGCCAGCGGAGGGTGGTTGTCGTAGTGGTGGTGAATCCCGAAAACACCCAGCCACCGCGGGAACGGGCACAGAGGATCAGCGGATCTTTGGTCGCAGGCGTGCTTTTGTCGAAGCGGATGATGTAGCCGAGTTTTTCCAGCGCCCAGCGCATGAGGCGTGCGGGGTGCGCCCATTGAGCGGGATCGTCGGGCTTGGGAAGATGAGCGCCGCCTTTTTTGACGGTTTCGGAGAGTGCGCCACGCACCCAGAGCAGGCGGCCGTCGCAGGCGGCGACGGCGAAGGGACGCGTGTCGCCGGCGGGACCGGTGACGGTGGCCAGGGTTTCGACGGAGGCGGGCGGGATGCCCGCGGGACACGGGCTGGAAGCCCGTGCCACGCCGGAATCATGGGCAGGATGCCCATGCCACGTTGCGGGCGGGACGCCCGCGCCACGGTCGGCCCGGTCGGTGTCGATGGGGCCGCCGTTGAGGAGAGAGCGGTAATTGAGCTTTTGCGGGAAGGCGGAGCCGTCGCGGTGGGCGTCGGGCGCGAGCACGCTTTCGAGGGTGAGTTCGCCGTCGAGAGGCGCGGCTCCCGTGCGGAGGCCGAGGTGGGAAAGGAGCTCGGGCGAGGTATGGGTGAGAGGCCCGTAGAGGAGGAGGAAGCCGCCGGTGCGGATATGCTCGAGAAGCGCGGCGGCGAGGGGCGTGCCGGCATCGGGGGCGGGAGTGACGAGAACCGTGCCGGCGTAGAGGCCGGGTTTGGCCGCGCGGGTGGCGAGGTAGTTTTTCGCCGAGACGACCGTGTTGAGCGGGAGGCCGGTATTGACAGCGGTTCGCATGAACCAGTCGCCGAAAAAGACTTCGCTGGCCCGGCTGGGCGTGGCGAAAGTCTGGTCATGGTATTCGTCGAACGGGTACACCCAGGTGAGGAGCCCGGGGGCATCGGGAAAATCGGCGAGGGCGCGCTGGATGTGCGGCGTGATCTCGTTGGGGACCTCGCGCGGGAGGCGTCCGAGAGAGTCGTCGATGGTGAGGAGCGAGAGGGAGGCGGGCGGGACGATCGCGCCATCGGGGCCGATGCGGTTGCAGGCGAGGGGGAGGTAGATGTCGTGCGGTTCGCGTCCGTAGCGGTCGAGCCAGGGGCTGTTGAGCCACCAGGGATCGTGGATGTAGTAGCGGAAGGGGTAGCCGGGAGAAGCGGACGGGACGCCCGCGCCACCTTTTTCGCCGGGGAGTTCCGCGATATGGGACATCCAGCCGACGAGTTCGAGGCCGTAATCGTGATTGAGAGCGGCCCAGGGAGAGTTGACGGGAGCGATGAGGTTGAAGCCGCCGGTATAGATATCGCGCACGGGAGAGGCATGGGCGGCGAGATCCATCGCGGTGGAGAGGTTGCTGCCGCGCGTCTCGACGCGATGGTCGGGGCACTCGGCGCGGAAATCTTGCCAGAATTTCAGGATGGAACGGTTGACGGCGGGAGCGCCAGAGGTGTCGAAGCGTTCACCGTCGAAAACTTCGCCGGTGCAATTCCAGGAATCGAGCGAGAAGCCGAATCCGTTGGAAAACCAGATGTAGTCGAAACCGGTGTCCTGCATGAAGAGGCGTGCCTGGCGTCCGAGAAAGGTGCCGAGCGGCGTGCCTTCGGGGATGCCGTCGGGGAAACCGGCGTAAGCGGTATCGTCGGCGTGCAGGCTGGAGGCGCAGTGGAGCCACTGTTTGTGGCCCATGATGGCGCCTTTGTTGATCTCGGGGTGCCGTTTGTACTTGAAATCGGATTCGGCGAACTCGGGGCCGGGGTCGAAGGTGGTGCCGAAGGTGACGGGTTTTCCCGTGGTTTCCGCTACACTGCGGCGGAGCGTGGCGATGATGTCGCGCAGGCGTCCGTAGGTGAGGGGAGGGGGCGGCGGGTTGTCGCAGTAGGGGACGCGGGCGGTGCCGTGGAGAGTGCCGGGCAGGGTGCCGGGAGGGGCGTCGTTGGCGATGCCGATGTAGCGGGCCCAGTGGATTTCGTCATCGGGACGGCCGCGGTAGTCGAGGATTTCGGAGCCGTCGGCCGTCCAGAAAAGAAACGAAAGGGCATCGGCGCTCTGGAGGAGAGCGTGGTACTGCGAGAGAATCTCGCGGGCGACGGCTTCGGTGCCGGCGGGCGACGGATCGCGGAAGGGTTTCGGCGAAAGTTCGAGGATGAGCCGGCGGAAACGGCGGCCGGCGCCGGGCGTGACCGAGGTGACGGGTGCGATGGTGGACATGGGTCTGGCGTTCAGAGGTTGGCGTTCAGAGTTCGGGTGAAGAGGCCGGATTTTTTTTCGGATTTTTTCGCGGCCTTCCGCGGCGGTTGCCGGGCGGGGCGTCGCTGGCGACGGGCGGATTGCTGTGGGCCCAGAGTGTTTCGATCTCGGCGGCGGCGGCGCGGAGGCCGTCGAGGGTGAGCCGGATCTGGGCGGGTTCGTTGAGCCGGACGGTGGGCGCGCTGGCGCCGAGGGAGGCAAACACCGTGCCCCACGGGTCGCGGATGGGGACGGCCAGGGCGCTGATGCCTTCGCAGAGTTCGTCGTGCGTCTCGCTGAAACCCTGTTCGCGGATGGCGGCGAGTTCGCGACGCAGGGCGGCCTCGTGCGTGATGGTCCTGGCGGTGTGGCGGGGAAGCCCGTGCTGGCGGAGATAGCTGTCGAGATCGGCAGCGGAAAACCAGGCGAGGAGAAGTTTGCCAAAGGCGGTGCCATGGGCGACGCCGCTCATGTCCTCGGGCTCCTGCACGCGGAGCGCCTGCTTGCTGGGGACGTATTCGAGATTGATCAGCCGGCCGTGATCGCTGGTCACGAGCATGACGGATTCGTTGAGCTCGCCGGCGACGCGGTGGACGACGGCGCGGGCGGAGTTGGTCAGTGAACGCAGGTACGACGGGTGGCGACTCAGCAGCATGAGCCGGACGCCCGCGTGGAAGAGACGGGTGGTTTCATCCTGGCGGACGTATCCGGCACGCGTATACGTGGTGGCGATGTTGTGCGCGGTGGCCACGCTGATCCCGAGAAGCTGGGCGAGGGGACGCGTGCCGATACCCTCGGGGTGGCGCACGATGGCTTCGAGGACGTGAAGGCTTTTTTCAAGGGTGAGGACGGTGGTCATTCGGGGAAAATCGGAAGTGCAGCGAAGAAAATAAGTGTTCTTTAATTTAGAACATCTGAATTTTAAAAATGAAAAACAGGAAGGCAGACAAGAAGAATATTGACGAAACAAGTGGAAATTTGTCTTTGGCAAGGCATCCGATTAATCGTTCTTGAATAAAGAACATCATCCTTATCCCATGAACAGATTCCTCATGTGCGCCTGCTTTTCCCTTGTGAGTTCCGGGGCCACGGCGGCTTCGGCCGATTTTGTGGCCGCGGCCGATTCGCGGATCGAGTTCAGTGATTGTCTGAAGGTCATCCGTGACGTGGATTCGGGTGAGGCGCGGGTGGATCGGGTGCTGGAAAATGCGCGCGGCTACCGTTGGGATGCGCCGGGAGCGCGGGTGCGGTTTCGCACGGACAGTGCGGCGGTGACGGTGCGGCTGCGTTATTCGGCACGGCATGTCGGGCCGGCGTGCAACAGCATCGGTTTCTGGCGGGTCGACGGGCGCGGAGATACGGCGGCGTGGTCTTTCACGCGCCCGCAGGTGGACGGAAAAAAGCTGCCTTATGATGCGGAACTGGCGGTGCGGTTGCCGGTTCCGGATACGCTTTCGGGCGAGAAGGCGTTTCACGATTACGAGCTGATTTTACCTTATGGCGACGCCGTGGATGTGCTCGGAGTGGAGGTGAGTTCCAGCGCGCGTTGGCAAAAACCGGCGGCGCGTCCGGCGGTGCGCTGGGTGGCGTTTGGCGACTCGGTGACGCACGGGTTCACGGCGAGTTCGGTGGCGGGTTCATATCCGTTTCAGGTGGCGGAGGCGAAGGGCTGGCAGGTCATCAACGAGGGGATTGGCGGCCGCTCGGCGTTGGCGAAGGACGGAGATTTTCTGGCGGGCGTGAAGGCCGACGTCTTTTCCGTGGCGATCGGAGTGAACAACTGGCAGGGCGGCACAGAGCTTGCGGTTTTCCGAAAAAACATGACCGAACTCCTGGGCCGCCTGCGTGCCGGGCACCCGGATGCGCCGGTGTATGTGATCACGCCCTTATGGGTTCCCCCGTCGTGGCGGCCGAAATCGGCGAAGTATTCGCTGGAGGATTACCGGGAAATCATTCGCGAGATCGTGGCCGCACGTGTGGCGGGAGGCGACGCGCATATGGTGCTCGTGAACGGTCCGGAACTGATCGACCACGACCCGGCACTGTTCGACAAGGTGGCGGTGCATCCGAACGATGCCGGTTTCGCGCAAATGGCGGAACGGCTGACACGGGCGATGGCGGCGCTGCAGAAGTAGACCGCTGAAGCAGCCGGCGAGGGCAGGGAAGGGGGGGGGGGCCGGCATATGTCGGACGCCAGTGGAATCCTGTGCCCTGTCGGTGCTTTTGCGGCCATCCCCGGTTTCCGGTAGTTCTGCCGCAGGCTGGGTGAATTTTGTAATAATTTTGCATTACTTGCGGTGAAGTGGTTGGAAACCAGGCATCGGGAGGTTCCATTAATTTCACCGGAATTTTTCAGCGATTGGCCGATCCGATTGCCGGTTTCACCGAAATCGGCTTTATACGTTCGCACCGGACCAGAATAAGCGGCGCGTGCCTTCCAGCTCTCTCTGTCCAGTCCTTCTTTGCGGAATTCCGTCGACCATGTCCTCTTGCCAGGAGGCTTCACGCCGGATGCCCGGACGTGTCTGGCCCGGCCCGATTGGACGGATCCTGTGCAAGGAAATAGCACTCTGATCTCCTTCCCCCACAATCATCTCCTTTCCCCCACAACCCCCGCCTCCTTTTTCCCGCCCGCTCCGGGCAGACCAGGATCATTTTATGTTATCTGTCTCATCGAAGAATCCCCGTCCGTATTTCTGCAATCGGTCTGCGCTGTTCCGGCGGTTGCCGGAAACGCTGGCCGTTTCTCTTGTGGCCATTTGCGGATACGCCCAGCAGACAGTTCCGGTTCAGGT harbors:
- a CDS encoding alpha-L-rhamnosidase, with translation MTPIPTDGAQLLQLARWIGMPEPLRARHAPLFRREFSIAAHIRSARLAICGLGCHEAFINGQRVGDHVLDPAQTDYDIRTFFVMHDVTRLLRPGANTLGVMLGDGWFNQDLVWRRDMSYGTPRLIATLEVHLKDGSRFTLITDEDWRCARGPITSNNLYAGENYDARLEQIGWNENGFDTAKPRHASQWFASEIVPPPGGRLEEQTIPPMKTIEEIRPRTIHEPQPGYRVVDMGQNFSGWARIRVTAPAGTCIRLRFAEALFENGMVDTASTGVFATGVEQIDTYICKGGGPEETWEPGFTYHGFRYIEIVGWPGPLPANAVTGIVVHTALATAGAFTCPDERLNQLQRMALWTHRSNLHGFPEDCPARERCGWLGDAHLVCDYSFYTFSGAAFWEKYLGDIETTRHLNGGLPLMIAPGRRSGGAASPDWMVALILIPWSHYVFYGNRAILERHWDGMLAVMAHLESLSVDGLLPHGLGDWFDPGVSAQPRYTPPVLTSTLLFGQCARIMAEAAALLGHQQEARRHARLVDAIRAALHKTHYNRADHTFGSQTADAMALQLGFAPPGEEQAIADSLACDARDTHALHVTTGIMGIRYLFEALTRHGHGDVALALMHQDSYPSFGDLIRRGATTLWEYWGEAEVDARHGARSLNHPMFAGYGNWFFNTLAGIRPDPGHPGFKRFFLEPHPVPGLQWVNAHHDCPHGRIVSNWKNESGKFSWEVTVPQGTVALARLPWTGESLELAAGGHKIVRTAP
- a CDS encoding arabinose isomerase; this encodes MSTTNTTPAPLSTAPAPRIARLHPLTARAGLVGIGHHVYWPQFPGLLDEMIRKQAHVRQRIESHGVTVSDFGMLDTAQAAYDVVPRIKAADIDILFVDMVTYGTSSTFGILCREINVPIVLVAIQPLAAMDYPNGTTFMQLCNDDFCSVPEFTGVAIRFGRKPPPVILGHEKDDPVAEAELKSWCGIAKVLHSLRKARLGLMGHVLESMLDMHTDPTAITAAFGPHVVLVEPGDIHKHYRAPDASAVEKWKEKILEFFDTPDPKSDPLTEKLTAADLDTAARAAVALEGLIADKKLDGLAYYYEAEPGSELRTLVTNLIVGNSLLTGAGFPMCGEFDIKTCVAMMIMDRLDIGGSFAEFHPVDFAMDSVLVGHDGPHHINIAASKPVIRSLKKYHGKPGSGAGVEFQIKEGPITMLSIGQKADGKFKFVIAEGESARRPIPPTGNTNTHGIFKPDVRTFLKRWVAEGPTHHFALGVGHHAAELVEIAKILNLDYAVVTPLEREL
- a CDS encoding IclR family transcriptional regulator, with the translated sequence MTTVLTLEKSLHVLEAIVRHPEGIGTRPLAQLLGISVATAHNIATTYTRAGYVRQDETTRLFHAGVRLMLLSRHPSYLRSLTNSARAVVHRVAGELNESVMLVTSDHGRLINLEYVPSKQALRVQEPEDMSGVAHGTAFGKLLLAWFSAADLDSYLRQHGLPRHTARTITHEAALRRELAAIREQGFSETHDELCEGISALAVPIRDPWGTVFASLGASAPTVRLNEPAQIRLTLDGLRAAAAEIETLWAHSNPPVASDAPPGNRRGRPRKNPKKNPASSPEL
- a CDS encoding lysophospholipase; translated protein: MNRFLMCACFSLVSSGATAASADFVAAADSRIEFSDCLKVIRDVDSGEARVDRVLENARGYRWDAPGARVRFRTDSAAVTVRLRYSARHVGPACNSIGFWRVDGRGDTAAWSFTRPQVDGKKLPYDAELAVRLPVPDTLSGEKAFHDYELILPYGDAVDVLGVEVSSSARWQKPAARPAVRWVAFGDSVTHGFTASSVAGSYPFQVAEAKGWQVINEGIGGRSALAKDGDFLAGVKADVFSVAIGVNNWQGGTELAVFRKNMTELLGRLRAGHPDAPVYVITPLWVPPSWRPKSAKYSLEDYREIIREIVAARVAGGDAHMVLVNGPELIDHDPALFDKVAVHPNDAGFAQMAERLTRAMAALQK